The Halichoerus grypus chromosome 9, mHalGry1.hap1.1, whole genome shotgun sequence genomic sequence CTTTCGCCTCAGGTcgagatcccagggtcctggaattgagccccacattgggctccttgctcagcagggagcttgcttctccctctgcctgccactccccctgcttgtgcttgctctgaacaccagcccccgccccgccctgtgtcaaatacataaataaaatatttaaaaaaaaaaaaagttttttttccccacgaAAACTAAGTAGATATTTGGAAAAACTCAAGTAAATCATCCCAAAAAGTGCTCACAAATTTGGTAGGTGAGAGGATCATAAAAGACTGGAACTAGATTGCCTCACAAGGTTTCTAaccttgaaagaaaatgaaactaaagtTGGTAAAGAATGCATTATGggggggcgcatgggtggctcaatctgttaagcgtctgcctctggctcaggtcatgatcccagggtcctgggatggagccccgagttgggctccctgcttggcggggtctgcttctccctctccctctgcctgccgcccccccgcttgtgctctgtcaaataaataaataaaatcttaaaaaagaaaaagaatgcattaTGGATATGGTTTATTGATTTAGGCAAGAAATAGATTGTGCTCCAATCAGTAGACTCATTTTCAAAGCAAAGGCCCTGATCGACTATCAGAAAAATCTGCAAATTAATCTATTTTCATGTTTGTgttcaaataaaatgtttgttatcTCCCTTCCTGAATAAAAGACAAACTACAGCGCTAAGGCCTTTTTCATATACTAATGTGGCCTAGTTAACCAGCAAGATTAAATCAACAACAAGAGGTAGCTCTGCTTcaaatcaaaactgaaaaaaggaGCAGCACAAGTATTTACCTACCCCTTCCCTTTATCTCCCCTTAGAACAAACTCATTTACCCTTTTCTCCATTATAAATGGCCAAAAGTCAGAAGAAGGCAAGtaagcagcagggagggagaagaagaaaaaaaaagggcagcCTTATCCTGTTTTTAGTAGTACAAGGTCTTTGGGTATCATCCAATTACActgataaaacaaatatttctttttatcattacaGATTCGCCAAATATAATTTGTTGCAATAATATGTTTAGACAATGAATTAAGAATTCCATTTAAATGGAGAACTAAAACACAATGGAACATCATAAAAGGAAAGAGATTCAAACTTACCAGGTCCCACTGGCATcatcccaggaggaggagggcccaTCATTGGCATCATGGGAGGGCCCCCCATATGGGGCGCTGGCATCATACCAGGGCGAGGAGGACCCGCTGGAATAATGAATGGGGGCGGAGGATAAGATATGcttacatattaatattttctcttctatgaaaCTAGTAGGGCCTCACGGTCCAGTCCAAGTTCTGGAACAATAGACTTCTTATGGTTTCTTTTATAACAGCAGATCCACAAACATCAACATGCCACAAAACTTTAGTTACTTTATGtccaaagaacaaaaacaagactGTCTAGACAGaagtataaaatgaaatcaggttctccaggttaaaaaaaattccagaactttaattttttttaaaaagagtattatgCCATCTGTAGAGCTCCTGTCAAACTAAAACCACAAGTACCTaatttcagatttgttttttaaaaaatcaaaatgtttaaaagattCTTTGGAAATACGAAGATGTGTATGCAGAGATATTCTTCACAGTATCGTTTACAACAATTTggaacaacttaaatgtccaacaATATGAAAATGGTGAGGTTAATTATGGCACAGTCATACTATAGATTAttctactattaaaaataatggagTTGGGTGCCAGCCAGCCAAAATACAGAGTAGGACAGAGAGGTGACCTGAGAGCTCCTGTAACCCAAGGCCTGACCTGGTCCCAGGATGGTGGAAACCCAAGAAGGTTTTGGTGGGCCATTAGTGGTCTACCTGCATTAGTGTGCAATTATATAAACAGCCTACTTCTCCAGGTTTATACCCAGGGTTACTTACAGGACCAAGTTTAGGTTTCTGAATTCAATTTCATTGTAAGCCCTTCCAAGAGAGCCATGGAACTTATGGCCTAGTTACTCACTTTCCTTCTGTCattcagaaacaaaaaaccttcacAGAGAGGAGAGGCCTCTGATTCACTCTACTTTCAACTGTCCAGTTCTTGTCTTTTCCAAGGTATATATATTGGTGTTAGGTGGGttagaaaataggaagaaagacTGAAGAGTGTATCCACTACTTTAATCCTCCAGTGCTGGGTTCATAGCAGTAAATAATTTAATGTACTCAtcaatatattcatatattagcTCAtctaatatagtaataataattagcTTCATATATTAGCTCATCTAATCACAGGTACATTCTGACCTTTCCACTGAATTTGTCTCAAACCCACTTGGGATGTTACAAATACAATATCCTAGCAATAAGGCAATGTAACTCTGAAGATATTTCAGAAATGATACCACTGAAGTTTTCTTTTACTAtctatatattcattcaatgagCATTCAAAAGTCAACTGTGAGATACTCTAACAAAATCAAAGGATAATCTGCCCCCCTGAAGTTATGGCTGCTAAGAAAAAGCTTTATAAACTTACGGAGACTCGGGGGAGGTGGGATCATTGCccctgcaggaggaggagcagagaatgGAGTAGGAGGTATCTTTCCTTGTTGAAATGCAGCAGCTTTGGATagagtgagaaaaaaaacaacacagagtGAATAAGAACTCAACAACCCATTTACTAAAATAACCCTTCTCTTTTAAATCCTTAATGGTCCCATTTATTTCACtttacttcatttaaaattaCTACATCATGGCCTCTACAGTTTTTAAATCAACCGTAGGTATTCACCAGCAAAAATTACAATTAATTGGTTTACCGATTTGGGTTTTTCAACCCATTTTTATTTAGTCAGCATTTCTATGGCTGAATTATCTATGGGAGAATGGAATGAAGACCTCCCATCTACCAATGTCTTACCAAAGAGATGCAGACATCTTTAATCTGTAGATGCTGTTCACAAACAATTTGAACCATTCAGTTTTGTTTGAAAAATGTGTGATACCTGCCCAAAGGCCAGGCTTTGTAAAACTTCACATCATTTTGGTTTAGCAGTTTTGAAATTAATGTACTGAGCTAAGAGacatgaaagagaaacaaagattttaaagcaagaGCCTGCCCTAAAGGAGATTACgatcttaaaaaaatgtccaatacaatcaacttttttctttcagaCAATATGAgccacaaatgaaaacaaaagaaattgaagataattaATATGTGGCTTTACAAAGAAGTCACACATAAATACTATGATATATACTCATAGTTAACTATACTAGaactaaaattaagtaaataaataaaataaaaatgtacactcATAAAAGCTATTCCTAAATATAAGGCCTTTCCGATTCAGTGCAATCTGCAGCCTAAGGACACCCCACCTATCCCCATTCCACCCCCACCAGTGCAATGTAGGTCAAATTACTCAAGTAAATCACTGCTAACTCCTAAAGACCAGATCCAAAAAAATGACTTAGAAGTGGAGATTTATTTCTGTACAGCCAGCTACTCATATGCCTCTGAATACAGCCTGTGCTCTATAGGGGATCATATCCCAACAAGGGCTTTTCCAATCAAAATGATACCTCCTACACCCTAAGCAGAAGGACAACTTGTAGAGACTGAAAAGGGAGTAACTAAGCCATCGGCTCAACAGTGGACTCAAAGCCAACATAATCATGGACATCAACATCACATGGTGTGTCCCTGAGGGCTTGCCTTCTCTCTTCCAAAAGTCTTCCATCAAAAACATTTACTCATCCTACATTCTTTTGCTGCATacaaaaaacaactaaatgaaTATAATTCTAACCTTTAATGCCAAGAAATTTCTAACatcttttcaaatagaaaaaagaaagattacattataattcttttctttcttcctttttttttttaagattttatttatatatttgacatagagagagcacaagcagggggagcagcagagggagagggacaaacaggctccccactatgcagggagccttatgcggggctcaatcccaggaccccaggatcatgacctgacccgaaggcagccgcttaactggctgagccactcaggcatcccatagaatctattttttcaaatgaaatgggACAATGTCTGAGATTTGCTCCTTAAAAATCCaggatggagaaagggagaagatgaaGGTATTTGGTGGCTCTCAACTAGGGGCAATTTTGACCCTCCTGGGGACACTGGGCAATGCTTGgggacatttttagttgtcacaactgggaaatgctattggcatctagtgggtagatgCCAGGGCTACTAGTGAACagcctacaatgcacaggacagctccacaacaaagaatcatccagCCCCAAACGTCAATAGTGCTAAGTTTGAGAACCTGGTATAAACAAAACAAGACTGTTGCAACTAGGTGATGGAAATTAGGGGTGGGGGTCACCATGGGAGGTTCATTCATTAACccgtctttctctttttttgatattttccataagctttgcttttttcttaaaattgcaaCACAATCAAAGCCCACATTTGCCTGCCAGCTCTGAATACAATAAATGAGAAAGGCCATGTTTAAAATACACCAGCATGATCtaacatagaaatgcaacatctTCTGTCAGTGTCTTGAACTCAACTAACCTAaacaaatatttcccaaattaaacaaaaagaggggggcccgggtggctcaggtggctaggcatctgactcttgatctcagctcaggtcttgatctcagggtcgtgagttcaagcccttgCGTTGCGCACAAAACAAAATGAGTATGGCATGTCCAACAGAGGTCCAAAACGTACTCAGAATACTTTGTCACATCAATTACTTCCTTCTTAACCGAGTATCTTTATCAGGACTACAAGAATAAGAAACTCAAAGTCTCTCAAACTCTTTGAAGGTAACTACAAACCCACCTCCACATTTTCCTATTACGAAAGGAAAATAGTTCTAAACACTATGatcagggcgcctaggtggctcagtcggttaagcatctgccttcagctcaggtcatgattccagggtcctgggatcgagctccacatcgggctccctgctgagtagggagcctgcttctccctctgcctctgcccctccccctgcttgtgctctctcgagttcactctctaataaataaataaataaaatcttaaaaaaaataaaataaaaataaaaactacgaTCACTATAAAGGAGGCTTCACATAAATTTGCTACAAAATCTGGTCCATgtcaataaagaaattattagGCAACCCATTCTTCTCTGCCCCACTTCCCAATCTAATCAATACCTGATTGCTCTAACCTCAATAATTATTGTGTTCTTACATTCCCCAGGAAACCAACGACCTTCTAATTCTTTCACTGAACACATCAGAATGCTCCTATTTATCACTCAGGATGAGTCaacagagagacagggacaagAAAGAATGGGACCATTCTACCACATCAGAACAAGAGACTGAAACGCACTTGTTTTGTCGATCAGACTCTGAGCCTGCTCTTCCATCCATTTCTGATAGTAGTCTTTCACATTCTCTTTGTGTTTCCTACCACTGCAGTGTGTCTTTCTCACAGATGGCTGTAAGACAAAAAGGTCATATCAGTCACAGAAACAAGTTTTCCCAACTAGAAATTTTATAAAGCCTTTCCTTTATATTGGTAGCCTGGCTACCTTTAGCAGCTTTAGCTGGGTGTTGAAGCATCTTTTACAAACATTATCCAACAATGTACTGTGGTCATTTATCTACTATACTAATCATCTGAACCaagaggtcagcaaactatggcccatgggccagCCACCTGATTTTGTAAAACAACAGAGTGGAACAGCCACATTCATTTGTTCAGgtattatctatttcttttctctacaaGTCATCACAACAAAGACTATACGGTCCATAAACCTAAAATAATTACAACCTGGCACTTTAAGGAAAAGTTTGCAAACTCCTGATCTAGAACATATTGCCATTTTAATGCCCTTTCTTAGATTATTCTATAGCAAAATAATATAGCTTACATACATTTAAATTATACTGTATATGAGAATATCTTCTTTTAAATGACTATGGGTCTAGAATATAGACTATGTGAATCACACACAGACTTTTGTCTCTAGCCCACTAATCCTTTTGTTCTTTAACAGCTTGActgaggtaaaattgacataaGATAAACTCCACACATTTAACCATCTGTttaagttaacatttatttaacacttaCTACATGCCAAACATCATGCTATGTACTTTGCAAGCAGTGTCTCAATCATCATAATAATCACACGTGCCTGATACAATGGGATATTAATCAGAAAGAATGAATCGCTGATTCACACAATTATGGACGAATCTCAAAATCATgctcagggcgcctgagtggctcagccggttaaatGTTTGCCTtgagttcaggtcatgatcttgggagtcctgggattgagccccgaatcaggctcctcgctcagcagggagtatgcttgtccctctgcccctccccaccactagtgcttgctctctctctctcaaataatcttaaaaaaaaaaaaagcatgctcaGCAAAAGAAACAGGACACACAGAGAGTATATACTGTAAGATTCCATTCAGATGAAGTTTTAAAACCAGTTAATAATGATCTTTTGTAATAAAAACCAGATCAGTCGGGGCTAAGGGTGCAGGGGAtggactgtaaaaaaaaaaaacacaaaggaactttctgggttaatggaaatgttttatatctcaTGTATACACCAAACCGTATTATTTGCCAAATCATCagactgtacacttaaaatgtatgcatttaatcaacatataattcaataaaattgatttaaaaaattacaagccTATTATCTTCAATTTACGCTGaaacacttgtctttttttttttcccagatgcCAAGATTTTCATAACTTTATTCTTTGGTGAAAGACTTGTCTTAAAACACATAGCTGGTAAATAGCAAACCAAGGCCTGGAGCCCAGATCTTACTCAGATGCTCCTCATGGCTGTCTAACTACCTCCTACCGACACATCCTCTCTTCACAGGATTGCTTCGGTAGCAGCAGACATGACCAATATCACAAGACCACAGACTGTCTTTTCATGGTctacatttcaaaatattgttcCCTGACTCCCCAGTGACTGATTATGTAACACGACAAGGCCTTAAGCCTAATAAAATCATGCCTAAAAATCAGCAAAAACTCAAAAGTTGCAGCGCTGAATGTTTACTGCATTTCAAAGTCCACCACAGGGAACTGCTTCAATCACTATGGAATTTTCCTACTTTCACTAACTATCATGTTAGAACAACAGTGTTAACAAGGGTTCCTGACATTTCTCACAAAGAGACATTCATTATAAAGAGATACTTTTCAATTCTCTGAATGCTGGCGTTGGCAAGATAAGCTATAAAAGGGTAGAAGAGCATTGCCTACTTGCAGTTTCAGAAAATTATGATGAGGGGTTTGATCTAGAAAGGGGGCTAGGATCAAAAAAACTGGGACTCTATAGGCAAACTACTGTAATACCAACTTATTGGAGGAGTCCCATCCAGGACAATCTATAATAATATTCAGAACTATTATTACTTCAAGAGGAGCCATCCTACTTACATGTTCCACAAATTAATACTACATCTGACCAAGTGTTAGAATTCTAAACGAAGTGACAACACAGAAATCATTGGCTAGGGTTCTTGCAGCTACTATTCAAGATGACAAGATGATCAAGAGTTCCAGTTTAATCACATTTCTGCAGAAGCAGCCAAATACAGAGCTGTAGTTTTCAATGTGTGGTTCACAGGCATCTAAAGGTGTCTCAGACCCACCTTTCAGGGGGTCTGCAAGGTCAAAGTagtttcataataatactaagacattACTTTCCTTTTCCACTGTACTGACATTTGCACGGATGATCCCAAACTTCTAGCACTTTAGAATAAATCAAGGCAATGGCAACCCAATGCATTAGAGATTGTTGTCAGTTTCACTGACACTGTCCTTTGTGAAGCAGCAAAATTATTAATTCTACTAAATCTCAACTCTTGAGttcatgtctttttaatattctgggtGAAAAGTGGGATGTACAAAGTACTTCAGCCGCATGCCAAAATATGATGCTATTTCAAAGAAAAGCAGGAATGCAAATAGTTCAAGTTATAAGCTCTACCAGCTGCCTCTTTAATGGAACATCATTTTTACTTGACtaactgagaaacaaactggagATTCAGACTTCTCAGAAGTAACTGaagtgagcctgtcacttcaaAGGAAGCAATTGGTAGTATTTATTGCCAAggataaaatttgagctttcaaaCAAAACTCAATTTTAGAAAGCCTTATCTACTACCATGAGCTTGTCAGCTTCCCAATACTTAAAAGCCATTTCTGATTAGACTGTGACattaatgtgaatttttatattacataatCAAATGTGTCAACAGATGGAAGACCTGTATAACTGAGTGAACCAATATTCCAatattcattttccaaatgaccaaagCATGTTACAAAATCACATCTGGTAAAAGATTCACTCAAAGTGCAAGACAGATCAGTGAAACTGGGGGCGGGGTTGAcagggaagggcagatggagagagagaatcttaagcaagctccatgcccagcatggagacccacaaggggctcagtctcacaaccctgagatcatgacctgagccaaaatcaagagtcagacgcctaaatgactgagccacctaggcacccctaaatcaGTGAATTTTGATGTAACAGAGTATGAAAAGTTTGATATAGTTTCAGATTCCATACTGCAACTAGTTTGGATGCAGTAATATGAAGTATTAAAGAATATCTACAGTTATCTAAAAAGGCTAGTAAAGTACCCTACTTTTTTTCAACTCCTTATCCATTCTTCATACAATTCAACCAAAACATAGTGCAACAGATTTAATGCAgaagaatccagctgtcttccaTTAAGTCAGACATTACAGAGGCTTGCAAAAAGGTTAAAGCAATGCCATTCTTCACTAACTTTTTTCTTTCGGAAAACAGctatttttcacttataaaatgtTATCTGTGTTACAAGTAAAAAGTCTGTCAATGTTACTTTCaaatgaattagtattttttaaattttaagttttaatttcaaatacagCAAATATTAGTAACTAAAGCAGTATAACTGATGTAACTAGTTTTTTTAATAacacagtaatttttaagagtggaAAGGGGCCATGAGACAAAAAAGTCTGAGAGCCGCTGGCAGAGAAGCCCTGGAGTTAGAGTGCTTAGGCTAACCTTCTAGCTCTGTACAACTTACTGGTTTAGTAACACCCAGTCATTTACACAtatgctgcctcagtttcctcctctgtaaaatggagataatactaaCCTTATAGGCTTATCCTGAGCATTAAACAAAATGATACATGTAAAGCATCTGGAACACCgcctgacacacagtaaataTTCAATCTTAGTTGGTATTGTTTGCCAGTTTTTAATCAAAGTAAAAAACTCAGTTTCAAATGTAGGCATTTCTTTCCAGTTTAATCAATCAAACGTTTGAGTGCCTTGTCCCAATCAAATATTTGAACTTTAGGACACGTCCCTGGAATTTCTACTTGTCATACAAATTTTTTTCACCTTCAATTTTGCTAAAGCATTATTACTTTGGGTCTCAACTGAAAACACTAACTGCTGGAAGTCCAATAACtacaaattatgaaaacagttaCAGGAACGGTGGgggaaaagaaatccaaattattttctccaaGCAGCACTTAAACCTCAACAGGATGAAAAGCACAAAtttacacctaaaaaaaaaaaatctaaacttgtTACGCACAATGTGTTCTGAAACTGAAAAGAGACACTACTTACAGAGTCATGGGTGAGGTACGTGTCGCAGTAGTCACAATAAAACCTGGAAAGaggtggaaaacagaaaaaaagagaagacgaCCACCAGTTAACAGATGCCCATTCACCGAAGTGCTGTTCAATGAAGGCAAATTATAAAAGTATCTATTCACGATTCCAAGACAGCAGACAAAGCGACCTGACATAAACTAGGCTTTTTTGTTGCCTTGCGCAGAGTCGACCTACAGACACTGCAAGAGGACAGTATCTGGAACTCCCgggctccctcccccacaccctctcGCTTCCCGGGAAACCTCAAGAGCTAGAACCCTCTCTGCACTCCCCCCACTGGGCCACAGTTAGCGACCGTGACCGCGAACACCCGCAGATTCGGCGCCCCACTCACTTAGGCATGCTGCTCTGCAGGCCGTTGGCCACTCCGTCCCGCGCCGCCCGGAAATGACGCACACAGCTAGCGCCGACGCCGCGGAATCGATGAGTCAAATGCGACTCCAGAAACCCTTCCCAGTCATCCAATCCGCTGGCCGCGTTGCGCTACGACACCGTAGCCGCGGCGGCGGCCGAGCGAGGGGCGgggcttttctccttctccccctcaccTATAGCAAGGCGGAAGGGGATGGACGAAGGGTCCCTGCGAGGTTCAATCCACGCCCCTGAGATTTCAATCCTTGATGCTTCCGGAAGCGTGTTATTCGTTCTTTCGACAACTTTCTAAGCATTGCGcgctgtgtaccaggcactgctATAAAGGCTGAGAagtcagcagtgaacaaaacaaaggccCTTGCCCTCGTGGAGTAGGCGGTAGGagttgagaaaaacaaataatgaagtcaGTGTGTAGTCAGGTGGAGTCAAGTGCTGGGGGCGTGGGGATGGGGGAGTGAAGCAGGGAAGATAGGAGTTCAACTTTAAGACAGAGAAAGCTTGCTGAGACGgtcaaaaatgagaaataataggTTTCTTAAAGCCAGATGCAAACGGTTTTACATAGGGTCTTTTCTGAGTCTCATTAACCCTAGGAGGTGGTAGCATCCTTAGTTTCAAGTGCCATCTCCAGCTTCCTAGCCGTGCTGCCTGatcaagttatttaatctttctgagcctcaattttctcatctggaaaacatGGATAATAATTCTTACACTTGTGGGGCTTAAGGAAGAATTAAACGTGAAAATGCTTGTAAAGTGTGTAGTGCAGTGTTTGTACATACTAAGCCCTCCCCATATGGCAGTTACATTTACATTACATTTACATAAGGGGAAATTGATACTAACTTGTCCACAGATCTAACCTGTTTAGCAACAAGGCCAAACTTCGGCTTGGTCTATCAGACTCCAAAATGACCCGACCTCTCCCAGATAAGGGGAATGGAGAGGAAGAGTTTTTAATTCTTCTCCATATTCTCTGATGGTGGAGTTGCAACCAAAATAATAATTGCTACTTGCTATTATTGCTAATAATAATATGAATGTTTACTATGTCCTAGGTACTTTGAatgcattaatttatttgatcTATTCAACAATCCTATTATTCACATTTCGAGGTGTTTTCCTGGCTCAGTAGGTAgggcatgcaactcctgatcggattgtgagtttgagcccca encodes the following:
- the SNRPC gene encoding U1 small nuclear ribonucleoprotein C — protein: MFMFAYIWKGLQETEMPALDVAQQFSLEPNQHRSPRHKALMAAFPHCHTEKRKGKRNAASGLDDWEGFLESHLTHRFRGVGASCVRHFRAARDGVANGLQSSMPKFYCDYCDTYLTHDSPSVRKTHCSGRKHKENVKDYYQKWMEEQAQSLIDKTTAAFQQGKIPPTPFSAPPPAGAMIPPPPSLPGPPRPGMMPAPHMGGPPMMPMMGPPPPGMMPVGPGSQHGPPAHLSYNSEQTLSAPGMRPPMGGHMPMMPGPPMMRPPARPMMVPTRPGMTRPDR